The genomic stretch CAACAcaacaccaaaataaaacaaatgtagtTCTTTCCTGTTTGTTGACTGTGGAGTTGTTATTACAGACAGTGAGTGTCTCCTTCAACCACTAACTGTAGATGTTCACTATATAACCTGATTGTGAAGAGTCTCTCAACCATTTGTACTCTTGTTTCTTGtaacaaaacacataaacagaaaATATCACGATCAGCGGTTGTGTCGTAGATGCCGTTTTAAGACCACAGAAACCCAAGTTATGAACTAAACTTTAAAACACATatgtattacagtttttctcagtcactttggtgcatttctcacatcactatttacatttgcacaacagttaatgcatttctcaaaacaattagtacaaactgcaaaaccgagttgataacctgcaaaagctCAAAATGGATCATAGCTCATGAACGtgtcagtgtcatcaagatgaaaagtcatgtcatcatgtttatgaacaaggtAGTCAaatgatctatctatctatctatctatctatctgaagtcctgacaccatgttcataaacaagatagtcaaatgtctctgtcatgttttcattatgacactttactctgtaaatgttttcaatgcaaaaaagtcagatcttggtgacgccacctgaaaatgctccagacagcactacatactatttacacagccacttgaaaactacagtaaagtgtaactttactgtatttagtgagctaactgagtacaacacactgagtatgtatgtttcatatttttactgcatttgctctttgcaattctaatttgttcacAACACtgtacaaaagaaaagaaacgtatttaaaacaaacaaagtccctttgggtagagctgtgcacaactgtaaacaatattGCAGTACATATTGGAACTGAACATACATAATACTGTAACTCATTCTTGCACATCCAgacgttcctctctgtctgaccacatcacagacaataaaatgtcaatatgcAGCGAGGAAAGTATCTCCTCCAGTTACGAATCCACCAGTGAgagctgaggttcacctgagagaaattattcaattcacgagacattttcaggaaaaaaaagattagccAAGACGGATGGTTGGGTATTACTTTTGTCATAACATGcgtgtccattttttaattatagaaactaagtaaaaatgtataaaatgatatattttaaatattgttataataCATTCTTCACAACTTTGGTGTTGTCTGAATCTGCTATTATTCAATTCTGTTCCCTTATTTATATAATGCAAAATCATAaacttgtgtctgtgtctgtgtctgtgtctgtgtgtgtgtgtgtgtgtgtgtgtttcaggcctGGTTGGTTCAGCCTATCACATCGTGGGGTTCCCGCCTGATTCTGCATTAGATGCACTAAAGAGGGCTTCAAACGCAACCGTTACCATGGGTACGTATTcataatatctttttttattttttattatatacaatatatatgtaCAATTCCAGTCATGTGACTAAACATTGGTCTGAAAGTGCTTAAGTAATGTTTTTTAGATTCCACAAATTGTATCAAATTGTGTGATGCTGATATTATCTCTGTCCGTGATGTTTCAGCCACCATGGGAGCCATTTTTGGGATGGCGACTTGTCTCAGTGCTCAGGCTCGTGACGCTCCAGATGACCCCGTGAACTACTTCATTGGAGGCTGCGCCTCCGGGATCTTTGTAGGAGCCAGAAGTAAGTATCAATAAAAGTTAGGGCTGTCAAtccatgtagaacctgataatgtaataaattcccgataatgtaataaaaatctgcacttgagtccattgaaaatgtatgtgtaatgtgtatgtaatgtaataaagtgcatttcccaataatgtaataaactttttaccaataatgtaataaagtataacaccaagcacctttagatttcaagaagctgttgaatcattcgttgtcatggatacctcgtttgtgaaaaacggatgaacgggtcaaaagtgaataaacattgaactttgacctgttggtggcgctagagctcttgagctagagttgatacacagtatcaccacttgaacccaagtaatggtggtctgctgttaaattattacaatattggggaaatATTACATAATCAGGACTTgaaaaatgaaggctaacctgataatgtaataacctcccattaatgttatactttattacattattggtaaaaagtgtattacattattgggaaatgcactttattacattatcgggaagttattacattatcaagttttattaaattttcaatggactcaagtgcagatttgtattacattatcaggttctacaatccatattttatatatatatcgatatttagcgttccagcGGCCGTCAGTATTATcactgttttttcttatttcccgGAGTCTGTAGTGAGCTCACTTTAGACAGATATTGGGAGCagatgaaactagaagatctaaggaatctcgAGGCACCAGGATACCGGTCAGgaagtcaaaataacgctgcacagaaaaaaattcagagcagtgaagcttgtttttagtttgataaaatgctgcagttgaagtgagatgaatagaccaAAAATGTTCTCTTATTGGAATaataattcttgatttaatttaattctgtggacacaaaatgcagttaaacagttaaatctcaatatattgtatcacaatactcaccatatcgcaaaatgcttaatatCTCAATAATATCGccataatatcgtatcgtgacgaTTTTATTGGGATAAAATGGTATCGTGGGGCCttctggtgattcacacctctaatatttcacacctctaataattctataataataataatatatatatatatagaggtgtgaatcaccagaggtTCCACGATACCATTGTATCCCgataaaatacatgtttgatatgatccaaaccaagactaggaacagactgatatgaaacagagcagattactaccttaaactgaaccatggagatgacgggagcgccgtgactccagtaaaactcctagatttactaaagactttcagtttttactcTGGGACTGGGGACATCTCTTGGTGTAAGCCAGcataactggggatttccaccggacgcgttacagcagcagcacgtcagcttagcgagccggccgtatacacgcgagataacgagatcacgcgataatcctgaccatacgggagaccgcaagatcccgtgataaactttaaactctatttatacagtctatggataaactgtgcgtataaagtaaacaacaacaacaaaaaccaacttactttgcttctctgaggtgaaagtgatgttgatctgaccatctatccttataaaaacaaaatgttatgtcataaatgattgtatgatgttccacttcaacaatcagtctcttgtcgtccgtgtcgccgatcctctgagaccctttgattgattgattgattgattgattgattgattgattgctgatctggtgcccgcccccggtcataacataatgttgatgtgaagtagttttaggctgcataaactgcgtattgtgttttattttgaaaggggcggaagtgttttacgctgattctgagtcggacttcctgtctggtgcgatctgctctgttgagattcacgcgatttggcagcgtctcgcggagaaatagaagtcctagctaatgctcgcgtagagacgctgacgcgacgctgcagtaacgttacgctacgcgcccggtggaaatgctctcattgattagagtgttacctatttgcaacgtcatacgcgacgctgacgttacgctgcagtaacgcgcccggtggaaatcaggcttaagaCACTGCACTTTGTGAAGCTCTGCACTTTGAGGgacatttatttgattgtgTCATATTTTGTCCCAGTTGAATTGCCCGTGGATGTAACCAGTGACACTAGAGTGGTGATGTGGAAAATAGACTTTGTCTCTCATAAGCGTGTGTGGAAACTCTATTATTGTTTCAGCTTGGGCACGGGGAAAGAATCAGAAAGAAGGCATTATTCTAGGCGGGTGCATTAAAATGTGAGATAATCACACACTACTTTAACCACAGAGCTCAGAGTTTGGTAATCCTGTAAAGACTTTTCCTCTGAGGAAACTTTAGTTGTCCAGGACTGAAATGATATACTATGTACATTTATCAGAACTGTTAACACAACTATATTTACCAGTTATTTTTAACATGGCAAGCCCACACCAATATTCAATCAATGCATCGATTGAATGGTTCGATATTGTTTTAGTACTTTTTACCACTGTTGTAGGATAGAAGAACTAggatgaactgtgtgtgtgtgtgtgtgtgtgtgtgtgtgtgtgtccagcccACAGTTTTTCGACGGGGACCACAGCGTGTCTGGGTCTGGGGACGATCGCTTGGTTGACAAAAATCGGCAAGCAAGAAGGCTGGAGGCTAAGCGGACCCCCGGAACTGTGAAGAGGAAGATAACTGTACATTTAACTgttgtaaaagaaataaaattattgAAATCTACAATAAAGTAGCACttttacatgtatatatatatttatttttttaatggaaccTATTGcactcattttcaggttcatatttgtattttgggtttctactaaaACATAACGTActttagttttaaaaaacaattgttatcatacagatgcatctcaaattgtttttgaatatcatgaaaaagttaaatattttttgtgagtcatttcagaaagtgaaactcatccGTTATTCACACTATTGAATGCATTTGACTCTACATTTCAGATAAACGCTGCACTTTACTATCTAATcaatttaatcaatatttacaCAGGTTAAGACAAATTAGGATGAAGGAAAAATGGTGTGTATCAGGAGGCGACAGACTGCAGGGTTAGAGGTTATCTGATGAAAAAGCTGGGAAAAAAGTggcacagacagaaagagttGGAACCAGGGGGTtccacaaaatgttcttaagataaaacttaagaaaaaaaaaaagattcctaAGAATGTTCCTAAATGCTAtataccatttttttttcttaagaattgtcgtaTGTCTTAAGAacttcttagatttttaacttaagatcactcGCCAGAGAAACAATTGTGGGCCAAGAGAGCCGATATTGTCTGTATATTGTCTACAGGttgctgttttatatttttatatcaagaatggtcaaataaaatcaatcaatctaatAAAGACGTGATCAGGGAGTGTAAGAGGATCCATTCTATCTCTCTGAGGTCTTGATGAACTTCCatctaaaagtaataatagtGAGGACCTGGTTTCAGTAACTCGTCCTACTAAAATAATATGTTCATAGTGATTAATGAAGTATCAGTGATTTACTAAGAGTtcattgtagtgtaatctaggaacatgtcacacagactgaaaggacatttacattatatgtcaACTGACAGAATAAACTTtgtgatacattcacaaaaaaactactctgaccaacttcaatgaacaaaacttgttaacacattgtctaaactaaatattagagaaatcaaataaatgtcgtACAAATTTGTTCAATCAACATATCAAGACTTATCTtctcactgtagctgttttccaacctggtctcacaggaatccgtgaaatagccacggaatcactcaaatttccgtgaaactgacacggatttcgctacaatgcaagttaatgccagtcatatcccgtggctattccaacatacaaagtgattatgtacattcactgagtgaagatttagaaaataaaacatatatttctcgctagaaatgtgatcaaaatccatttttatgcagaaaagtcaaaatattgatttttttcactaaaaatgagagaactgtccgccatgttttttgttctgaccgccgggaccttgaaagtcacgtgacttggaacaaaccaataggaacaaatatccatggaatagccacgggatatgactgtcattaacttgcattgtagcaaaatccgtgtcagtttcacggaaatttgagtgattccgtggctattccacggattcctgtgagaccaggttcctgtTTTCAGACTGCTGAGGGTTTCTTTTAAAGttgagaagaaatctaagaactttgttgtcaagaatctcatttgttgttgttctatcttaggaaaaaactTAAGAAAGTTAAGAGAAcgactaaagaaaagataagaatttcttcatgaataccaaatcttcttaaatttcgtcttaagagcaaagttaagaaaaaagtggcacttaaaaagcaaatttttttcttaagaatacTTCGTTGgtttgcaagtcacaagtcaaAACCCAACTTTGAGTTTTGTGTCCTAAAAATAATAAGTCATAAAGAGCTCTTCAgcaaatatattacatttacaaaaagtcATAATGTCATAATTAGTTCAAAATGAGcttttatttatcaaaacaaTTGCAACTGAACTTCATGATTGCACTTTCACATCATGGATAGCAATCTTTGTAATATGAACATCTGGTTCAAGAGTTAGTTTGTGTTCATTTGGATGATCATgagaataaattatataattcacaaattcatttcaTGGTTTTTGGTGACTGatttaattatgttttgtggAACAGGTGAGCAGGAAAACAAgggaatcttttatttttattgaaaaaaaatatcaatgaatgAAGCTTAAATGGAAGCAGAAAGACATAAATATAACCTGATTCCTTCTACAGTCGGTCCCAAAAGGAAATAATGTAGAAACTGGTGAATTCTCTCAGGAACAGAAACTCTGACTGCCACCACCGTTTGAAGCAGCTCAGAAGTTCAACCGACTTATTTTTCAGTCTTAAAAGCGGATTGTGTCCCACTCAGGACTCAGATTCAGTCTTCTCCTTCTCGATGACGTGCGGCTCGCTGAGTTTCTGGAGGTGCAGCTCCTCCACCAGCTTCTCCACACAGCTCTTAAACAGAGGCTCTGGCTCCtgagcagcaacacacacacacacacacacacacacacacaattattagaattaactgaaaatagaagatatgtgcattttgtttcctgtttacaagttgttttttaaatgatgaaaaagagaaGCATTAGCTGTAGCGtagctgtatcccaaatcagacaccGTTCGGCTGAGATTCTATCTAAAACGTCACATTAACTAcgaatataaatgatcatgtcatgcttccaattaattaaatggtgtgaaactaaagtctaacttcttatctttcgaaccgtatattgttttaacaatgtacgttagcctcgggtttaccagagtcggctaaagcagctattctcaaccttggggtcccggccccaattggggtcgcgagatgatttctgggggtcgccaaatcattttggaagtcagctctgtctccactgtgttaaagtgttcatgtgttaatgtgtttcagtctttttggtcatttaatgtctttttttggtcattttgtgtcctttttttgtgtatttttgtggtcattttttgtcattttgtggtcaatttgagtccttttttgcttaattttatgtaatttttttttttattattttgtgttttttttaaaaatcattttgtgtcattttttggtcaatttgattgtttttgggtaattttgattcttttctgacaaatcccaaagtatcaagttgtttctttccaaggagtctctggcttgaagctgactgttacacactcaggaggtcagaatggacctttaaactgatagcaaaggacttagattaaaagtaacaataaaatataaaacaaatatataaatgcacagacagagagatgttttagttgttgtctgcttcattatttgtccaaaattcgtcgtatcaactgagtttgtctgatctgaactgtgagattctgttcagtgagacaacatgatgttagattgggggtcgccactcagaaaggttgagaactactgatctaaaggacgctaacgccggtgaagtagccgtgtgctaactgtatccAATAtcagacacttggatctcctcgctgtaaaacaataaaacaataaatcaatggAGGCTGCCAGGGGCatgatgggatttttgaactgggggggacgaagctgtcagcaaatgatttcaactcaatgagttatttttccactctatgccttaacc from Centropristis striata isolate RG_2023a ecotype Rhode Island chromosome 9, C.striata_1.0, whole genome shotgun sequence encodes the following:
- the ndufa11 gene encoding NADH dehydrogenase [ubiquinone] 1 alpha subcomplex subunit 11 — its product is MGYWDIPEGTNCVEKTWVTTKLGAAIGLVGSAYHIVGFPPDSALDALKRASNATVTMATMGAIFGMATCLSAQARDAPDDPVNYFIGGCASGIFVGARTHSFSTGTTACLGLGTIAWLTKIGKQEGWRLSGPPEL